The Ahaetulla prasina isolate Xishuangbanna chromosome 4, ASM2864084v1, whole genome shotgun sequence genome has a window encoding:
- the HCFC1R1 gene encoding host cell factor C1 regulator 1 isoform X2, producing MNPTISPGSPSTVSSGHFLHCSVLSRNMGCSHNTIPSWERDVPCTIPRMKPRHRLVNFRSLQRCQSVSHAFKRHLESRDQEPSSKHFLSEEKMAARFNSLSLDNDHIYSSNGFPVHSENPRWQQAYTQLKELQRRLSQDGASEETNSTEEELTTVIVDGEFMMGDCPMLVPSSFSLGLEGSSIAPEEMFLSLNPCTEVVLWSSHISGGKPE from the exons GTGTTGTCAAGGAATATGGGCTGTAGTCACAATACCATCCCAAGTTGGGAACGCGATGTGCCATGCACAATTCCACGGATGAAACCCAGACACAGATTGGTGAATTTCAGGAGTCTACAAAG gtGCCAGTCAGTATCCCATGCTTTCAAGCGACATCTGGAAAGCAGAGATCA GGAACCCAGCTCTAAACATTTTCTGTCAGAGGAGAAGATGGCTGCCCGTTTTAACTCCCTTAGCCTGGACAACGATCACATCTACAGTTCTAACGGCTTCCCTGTTCATAGTGAAAACCCCAGATGGCAGCAGGCATACACACAGTTGAAAGAGTTACAACGGAG GCTATCTCAGGATGGAGCAAGCGAAGAAACCAACTCTACAGAAGAAGAGCTGACCACAGTCATTGTAGATGGTGAATTCATGATGGGAGACTGTCCTATGCTGGTGCCATCTTCCTTCTCGTTAGGACTCGAAGGAAGCAGCATCGCCCCTGAAGAAATGTTTCTTTCTCT GAATCCTTGTACCGAAGTTGTCCTGTGGAGCTCTCACA TTTCTGGAGGTAAACCGGAATGA
- the HCFC1R1 gene encoding host cell factor C1 regulator 1 isoform X1 yields the protein MNPTISPGSPSTVSSGHFLHCSVLSRNMGCSHNTIPSWERDVPCTIPRMKPRHRLVNFRSLQRSRCQSVSHAFKRHLESRDQEPSSKHFLSEEKMAARFNSLSLDNDHIYSSNGFPVHSENPRWQQAYTQLKELQRRLSQDGASEETNSTEEELTTVIVDGEFMMGDCPMLVPSSFSLGLEGSSIAPEEMFLSLNPCTEVVLWSSHISGGKPE from the exons GTGTTGTCAAGGAATATGGGCTGTAGTCACAATACCATCCCAAGTTGGGAACGCGATGTGCCATGCACAATTCCACGGATGAAACCCAGACACAGATTGGTGAATTTCAGGAGTCTACAAAGGTCTCG gtGCCAGTCAGTATCCCATGCTTTCAAGCGACATCTGGAAAGCAGAGATCA GGAACCCAGCTCTAAACATTTTCTGTCAGAGGAGAAGATGGCTGCCCGTTTTAACTCCCTTAGCCTGGACAACGATCACATCTACAGTTCTAACGGCTTCCCTGTTCATAGTGAAAACCCCAGATGGCAGCAGGCATACACACAGTTGAAAGAGTTACAACGGAG GCTATCTCAGGATGGAGCAAGCGAAGAAACCAACTCTACAGAAGAAGAGCTGACCACAGTCATTGTAGATGGTGAATTCATGATGGGAGACTGTCCTATGCTGGTGCCATCTTCCTTCTCGTTAGGACTCGAAGGAAGCAGCATCGCCCCTGAAGAAATGTTTCTTTCTCT GAATCCTTGTACCGAAGTTGTCCTGTGGAGCTCTCACA TTTCTGGAGGTAAACCGGAATGA
- the HCFC1R1 gene encoding host cell factor C1 regulator 1 isoform X3, whose protein sequence is MLCQSVSHAFKRHLESRDQEPSSKHFLSEEKMAARFNSLSLDNDHIYSSNGFPVHSENPRWQQAYTQLKELQRRLSQDGASEETNSTEEELTTVIVDGEFMMGDCPMLVPSSFSLGLEGSSIAPEEMFLSLNPCTEVVLWSSHISGGKPE, encoded by the exons ATGCT gtGCCAGTCAGTATCCCATGCTTTCAAGCGACATCTGGAAAGCAGAGATCA GGAACCCAGCTCTAAACATTTTCTGTCAGAGGAGAAGATGGCTGCCCGTTTTAACTCCCTTAGCCTGGACAACGATCACATCTACAGTTCTAACGGCTTCCCTGTTCATAGTGAAAACCCCAGATGGCAGCAGGCATACACACAGTTGAAAGAGTTACAACGGAG GCTATCTCAGGATGGAGCAAGCGAAGAAACCAACTCTACAGAAGAAGAGCTGACCACAGTCATTGTAGATGGTGAATTCATGATGGGAGACTGTCCTATGCTGGTGCCATCTTCCTTCTCGTTAGGACTCGAAGGAAGCAGCATCGCCCCTGAAGAAATGTTTCTTTCTCT GAATCCTTGTACCGAAGTTGTCCTGTGGAGCTCTCACA TTTCTGGAGGTAAACCGGAATGA